GCGAGGGCGAGCGTTCCCGCGACGGCCGCCTTGACGACCGTCGAACGGCCGCCGCTGACGAGCACCGCGAGAAGGGCGACGGACGGGGCGAGCCCTATGAGGTACAGGGCGTGCCAGGCGGCGGGGCGTTCCAGCAGATCGGAGGGCAACGGGTCGGAGCCGGTCTCCGTGACGACCACGCCCAGCCAGCTCGCCCAGTCGCTCCCGGAGGGGGGCGCCACGAAGACCTGCACGAAGAGCAGCAGGACGAGGACCATCGGCCCGGCGACCACGGAAGGGAACAGACGGGCGAAGAGGACGCCCAGCATTCCGAACAGCAGGACCGTCAGCGGGCCGACGGCGAGCTCGGCCGGCGAACCGTGTCCCGCCGCGCCGGGCTTGAGCGCGGCCCAGGTGAACTGGACGGCGACGCACACGGCGGTGAACAGCACCGCGGGGACCACGGAGAGCGCGTGGGCGGCCGCACGCCGCCAGGGCTCGACGACCAGGACATCGAAGTGGCGGTCGGTGTCGCGTCGGCGGGAACGCAGGACCGCGCGATTGACGTGCAGCATGACGGCGAGCCCGAGGACCATCGGCATGCCCTGCGTGTCGCGGTCGACGTCCTGCAAGGTCGGGAAGTCGCCCTGGCGCTGGGTGGTCTGCCAGACGATCAAGGCCGCGTAGAGGGCCGCGAGGGCGAGGATGGACATGTTCATCCTCAGCTCGCGCGCCTCGAAGCGGGCGAGGGCGAACACCGCCGCCCAGGGACGCGGCGGATGCGTCGGCCCGGCGGTCCGCGCGGGTGTCTCCAGGACGGTGCTCATGCGGCCGTCACCTCCGAGGACTCCCCGTCGAGGGTGAGCAAGTAACCGTCCTCCAGGGTCGGTTCGACGAGCTCGGCGCCCTCGGGGGGCTCGCCGACGTTACGGAAGGAACCCGTGCCCGTGCGCCAGCCGGCCCACGCGCCCGGGTCGCGTTCACTGCTGCTCCAGACCCGGCCGGCCGCCCGGGCGGTCAGGTCGGCGGGGGTGCCCTCGAAGCGGATCCGGCCGCGGACCATGACGATCACGCGGTGGCAGAGCATCGCGACGTCCTCGGTCTGGTGAGTGGACAGCAGGACGGTCCGCCCCTCCCCCGCCCGGGCGATCAACTCGCGGAAACGCATGCGCTGTTCGGGGTCGAGGCCGACCGTCGGCTCGTCCAGGACCAGGAAACCGGGGTCGCCGACGAGGGCGGCGGCCAGCGCGACCCGCTGGCGCATCCCGCCGGAGAGCTTCTTGATCCGCTTGCTCCGTACGTCGGACAGCGCGACGGCGTCCAGCACCCGGCGCACCTCGCGGTGCCGGGCGGTGCGGTTCGTCAGCTCCTTCAGGATCGCCACGTAGTCGACGAACTCGAACGCCGAGAAGTCCGGGTGGAAACCGGGTGCCTGCGGCAGATAGCCCAGCGCGCGCCGCACCTCCTGCCGGCCTGCCGAGGTGCCCGGGTCGTTGCCGAGCACCGTGAACGCTCCCTTGTCCGGGGGCACAGCCGTGGCCAGGACCCGCAACAGGGTGGTCTTGCCCGCCCCGTTGGGCCCGAGCAGCCCGGTGACGCCCTCACCGAGTCGCACGGACACGTCGTCCAGGGCGGCCGTTCCCCCATAGCGGAGGGTCAGCCCGGCGGCGGACACCGTCGGTACCGAAAGAGGTGCCGGGGACAGGTCGGACATGCGTGACTCCAGTGGATCCCGTGGATGAGGGCGATGGCAGGAGGGGCGGGAGGGGACGGAAGCAGAGGACGAGGGGCGAAGCGGCCCTCATCCGTCGCCCCCGTCGGAGGAAGAGGAGGACGACGAGCCCCGCTTGCCGGAGGAGACGGCCAGGAGGACCAGGACGGCGAAGTAGAGCACCTTGTAGAGCACCGAGGCGATCATCAGCAGTACGGCTCCGAGCAGCTTGAAGCGCCTGCGCCAGGCGACCGACATCACGCCGCACCCCCGTCCCTGTAGCCCGTGAAGTCCCCGAACGGTGTATGCGCCGAGGTCGAGTCGAAGCGGTCGCGCCGGAGATAGAAGAACCCGGCGGCGAGCACGGCGACCGCGGCGGCGGCGCTCTGCCCCGCCACCGTGTAGGGCGCGGGAGTCCCCTCGGCGGTCGTCCTCTGCGCGATCAGCAGCAGGGCGATCCACGTACCCCCGACCAGACCCGGCGCGAGAACCGGGCCGAGCCGGGGCGTCAGCGCGAGCCCGGTCGAGGTGAGCGCGAGCGCCGGCAGCAGCCAGGCCAGGGCCCGCAGTCCGTACGAGGGGAGCGCGAGCGTCGCCAGACCGTTCAGAGCGAGGGCGGCGGCCAGCACCGGCACCGTGCGGATCATCAGCAGCCGGAACCCGTGCGTCGGCGACACCACCGCCATCTCGTACGTCGGGTCGAGCACCGGCCCGTACGACAGCGCGACCCCGGCGAGGGGCAGCAGCGGGGCGAGAGCGAGGAACAGCGACGGGCTGTCGGGTGCCCCGGCGAAACTGGTCGCGAGCACCGTGAGGAACAGCACGGCGACGACCGCGACCAGCCACGACCGGCGCAGCACCGGCGTCGCGGCCAGCAGCCGCGCGGTGTGGTCGGCCACCCCGGCCCGGACGAGCAGCGACTCCAGGAGCCCCGGTCGCGGCACGTCCAGTTCGGCGTCGAGCCGCTCCCAGCCCTCGTCCAGCGGGACCGGGTCGCTCACCTCGGCGAGGGCCGCCCGGCAGCGCGCGCAGGCCATGAGGTGGGTGTCGGCCGACCAGAGCATCGGGGCCGCCAGCTCCCCCCGTACATACGCGCGGAGGTCGTCCTCCGCGACGTGCCAGGTCATGCCACTGCCGTCCTGATCGCGCATCCCGCTCGTGTCGTCGTCGCTCATGCCAACTCCTCCCGCAGCTGCTTGCGGGCCCGAAGCGCCCGTGTCTTGACCGTCCCCGGCGGGATGCCGAGCAGGACGGCCGCCTCCCGGGTGGTCAGCCCGTCTATGACCGTGGCCTGCAGGACCGACCGCAGCTCCGGCGACAGCCGGACGAGGGCGCCCGCGAGGTCCCCGTGCTCCACCCCCGCGAGCACGCGCTCCTCCGCGGACGCCTCCTCGCGGTGCCGCAGCCGCGCCAGCGCCTGCCGCATCCGGCCCCGGGCGCCGTCACCCCGCAGAGCGTCGATGAGGCGGCGCGAGCCGATGCGCCACAGCCAGCCGGCCACGTCGCCCTCCTCGCGGTAGCGGGCGCTGCCGCGCCACACCGCGAGAAACGTCTCCTGCACGACCTCGTCGACCGTCCCCGCGTCGGAACAGCGGCCCCGCAGCCTCGCTCCGAGCCACGGCGCATACCGCCGGTACAGCTCTTCGAAGGCGCGCCGGTCACCGTCCGCTGCGATGGCCCGCAGCAGCTCTCCGTCGCTTCTCGTTTCCCTCACACCCCCTCATCGCACGAGCCCCCCGGATCGGTTCACGCCACCGCGAGAAGTTTCCGGAATCCTCGATTCACCTTGTGAACGCCCGATCCACCTTGACAGGCCTCCGGGCTTCCATCACCCTTTCACTACTCAATTAGTGCAAGGGTGATGGTCGCGTGGTCGAGTACCGCATCGACCGGCGCAGCGGTGTCGCCACGTACGTCCAGATCGTCCAGCAGACGAAGCGGGCGCTGCGCCTGGGCGTGCTCGAGCCCGGCGACAGGCTCCCCACGGCCCGCGAGGTCGTGGAGGCCACCGCGATCAATCCGAACACCGTGCTCAAGGCCTACCGCGAGCTGGAACGCGAGGGCCTGGTCGAGGCCAGACGCGGACTCGGCACGTTCGTGCGGCGCTCCCTGGGCTCCGCACCCGCCGACCACACCGCCCTGCGCTCGAAGCTGACGGCCTGGCTGGACGAGACACGCAAGGAAGGCCTGGAGCGCGAGGACATCTCCGCGCTCTTCACCTCCGTACTGGACGAGAAGTGCCCTGAGGGGGAGCGATGAACAGGGACGGCGAAGGGACCGCGCTCGAAGCGGCCGGGCTGGGCAAGCGGTACCGGCGCAGGCGTGGACCTGTACTACAGGAGTGCTCCTTCCGGCTGCCGTCGCCGGCGGCGCGCTGGTGGGACGCGAGCTGGAGAACGGCACCGCCGAGCTGGCCTGGACCCAGTCCGTCTCCCCGGCCCGCTGGCCGGCCGCCAAGCTCGCGGTGCCCGCGCTGCTGCTGACGGCCGGCGGGACGGTGTTCGTCCTCGTGTTCCGCTGGGCGTGGGCGGCCGACCGGGACCTGATGGGCGACGACTGGACGTTCCACGACGTGTTCGCCGCGCGCGGGCCCGCGCTGGTCGCGTACGCGCTGTGCGGGCTGGGGGTGGGAGCGCTCGCCGGATTGAAGGCAGAGACTGCGCCGTTCCCCGCGCTCCTTTCGGGGCGCAGCCCCTGCCGTGGGGTGCGGGACGGCGTGCCGGGCGGCCATGTGGACGTCGGGGGGTCTCCCGCCGATATCCCGCACGTCATGTCGCCGTAACCAGTGATTCAGACAGGCTTGCGACCCTCGGGCAATGAACCCCGCCCCGCCCGAGCCCTCGCCTCCGCCGGAGCGCGAGCCCTCCCCGCAGAGGAGGAACGGAAGCACGCACATCGTCGCGGCGCTTCCTCCCGCTCTCTCCGACGCGCCTGTTTCCGGCCCGGCACGGAAGAATGGGTTCATGAGCCAGCCCAATGCCCAGGCACAGGTGCAGCACCCGCAGCCGTCCGTCGGCTCCATAGCCGCTCACCGCCCGCACACCGTGGCGGCGAACGTCTCCGACCTGGAACCCGACCTCGACGCCGACCTCGACGAGTACGAGGATCTCGTCCAGGACGGCGTCCAGCTTCCGCAGGGCCGGTTCCTCGACCGGGAGCGCAGTTGGCTCGCGTTCAACGAGCGAGTCCTCGAACTCGCCGAGGATCCGAACACACCTCTCCTCGAACGGGCGAAATTCCTGGCCATCTTCGCCAGCAACCTGGACGAGTTCTTCATGGTCCGGGTGGCCGGTCTGAAGCGGCGCATCGCCACCGGTGTGGCCACCCGCTCGGCCTCCGGCCTGCAGCCCCGCGAGGTCCTGGAGATGATCTGGGCCCGCTCGCGCGAACTGATGGCCCGGCACGCCGCCTGCTACCAGGAGGACGTGGCACCGCAGCTCGCGGAGGAGGGCATCCACCTCGTCCGCTGGAGCGAGCTGTCCGAGAAGGAGCAGGCCCGCCTCTTCACCCTCTTCCGCCACCAGATCTTCCCCGTCCTGACCCCCCTCGCGGTCGACCCGGCGCACCCCTTCCCGTACATCTCGGGTCTCTCCCTGAACCTCGCGGTCGTCGTGCGCAACCCGGTCTCCGGGCACCGCCACTTCGCCCGCGTCAAGGTGCCGCCGCTGCTTTCCCGCTTCCTGGAGGCCTCCCCGAACCGCTTCGTCCCCATCGAGGACGTCATCGCGGCCCACCTGGAGGAGCTCTTCCCCGGCATGGAGGTCCTGGAGCACCACACGTTCCGCCTCACCAGGAACGAGGACCTGGAGGTCGAGGAGGACGACGCCGAGAACCTGCTGCAGGCCCTGGAGAAGGAACTCATGCGGCGCCGCTTCGGCCCGCCGGTGCGCCTGGAGGTCGAGGAGTCCATCGACCGGTACGTACTGGACCTGCTGGTACGGGAGTTGAAGATCTCCGAGGCCGAGGTGTACCCGCTGCCGGGTCCCCTGGACCTCACCGGCCTCTTCGGCATCGGCGCCCTCGACCGGCCCGAGCTGAAGTTCCCGAAGTTCATCGCGGGAACCCACCGCGACCTCGCGGAGGTCGAGTCGGCGTCCCCGCCCGACATCTTCGCCGCCCTGCGCGAACGCGACGTCCTGCTGCACCACCCGTACGACAGCTTCTCCACCTCCGTCCAGGCGTTCCTCGAGCAGGCGGCGACGGACCCCGACGTGCTGGCGATCAAACAGACGCTGTACCGCACGTCGGGCGACTCCCCCATAGTGGACGCCCTCATCGACGCCGCCGAGTCCGGCAAGCAGGTCCTCGTCCTCGTCGAGATCAAGGCACGCTTCGACGAGCAGGCCAACATCAAGTGGGCCCGCAAACTGGAGGAGTCGGGCTGCCACGTGGTCTACGGCCTCGTCGGCCTCAAGACCCACTGCAAGCTGTCGCTCGTGGTGCGCCAGGAGGGCGACACCCTGCGCCGCTACAGCCACGTCGGCACGGGCAACTACCACCCCAAGACCGCCCGCCTGTACGAGGACCTGGGGCTCCTGACCGCCGACCCACAGGTGGGCGCGGACCTCTCCGACCTCTTCAACCGGCTCTCCGGCTACTCCCGCCGCGAGACGTACCGCCGGCTGCTCGTCGCGCCCAAGTCCCTGCGCGACGGCCTGATAGCGCGCGTCAACAAGGAGGTCCAGCACCACCGTGCCGGACGCCCCGCCCATGTCCGCATCAAGGTCAACTCGATGGTGGACGAGGCGCTCATCGACTCGCTCTACCGCGCCTCCCAGGCCGGCGTACCGGTCGACGTCTGGGTACGCGGAATCTGCGCGGTACGCCCCGGCGTCGCGGGCCTGTCCGAGAACATCCGCGTACGGTCCGTCCTCGGCCGCTTCCTCGAACACTCCCGGGTCTTCGGCTTCGGCAACGGCGGCGAGCCCGAGGTGTGGATAGGCAGCGCCGACATGATGCACCGCAACCTCGACCGGCGTATCGAAGCCCTGGTGAGGATCACCGACCCGGCCCACCGGTCGGCCCTCACGCGGCTGTTCGAGACCGGTATGTCCGACACCACTTCCTCCTGGCACCTGGGGCCCGACGGCGAATGGACCCGGCACGCGACCGACGCCGAGGGCCAGCCCCTGCGCAACGTCCAGGAGATGCTCATAGACGCCCGGAGGCGCCGGCGTGGCACAGCAACACCTTGACCCGACGGCCGGACCCGTGGCCGGGGACGCCCTCGCGGCATACCTGCGGGCCCAGGCCACGGAGTTCCTCCGCGCGCTGCGCCAGCACCGGGAGACCGGTGGCGCGGCGGGTGGGGGTCCCTCCGCGCGAGCGCAGTCGAGCGTGGGGGAGAACGGCTCGAAGGAGGCCGTGGACGCGGCGCGCGCCCTGCGCCGCTCGGCCCGCCGTATCAGCGGCACCCTGCACACCTTCCGGCCCCTCCTCGACGAGGCCTGGTCGGAGGGCATGCGCCCCGAACTGGCCTGGCTCTCGGGGACCCTGGCCCGCGAACACGCGTACGGGGCCCGTCTGGAACGGCTGCTCGCGGCGCTGCACCGCCTTTCCGGCTCGGCGGCCTTTCCCGTGCAGGCCGCCTCCGAGGTACGGCCGGAGAAGGGCCAGCTGACCGTCGGCGCGGCCAAGGCGGGCGCCCTCCTGGAGCGCCAGCTGACCCTCGCCCGCACCCGCGCCCACTCGGCCGCGCTGCAGGCCCTGGGCTCCAGCCGCTTCCACGCCGTCGCCGACAACGTGGCCGTACTGGCCAGCGAGGTCCCGCTGACCGCCGCGGCGACGAAAGCCGGGACGGGCGGGACAGCCGGGACAGCCGGGACGGGCCACGCGGCTTCCGCCGGGCTCCAGCCGCTGGCCGCCGCCGCGGAGGACCGCCTCAGCGACGCCGTCGCCGGGCTGCCCCTGGTCACCGCGGGCCACCCCTACAACTCGGAGGCCCTCGTCCACGGCCTCTCCACCGACACGGCCCCGCAGCCCCAGGACGCCCCCTGGCACCAGGTACGCCTCCTGCTGCGCCTGCACCGCTACGCGCGCGAGGTCGTCCTCGGCGACGAAGTCCTCCTGGACGTCCGCCTGTTGAACGCGGGCCAGGCCCTTGACCGGCACCGCGACGCGGCGGAGGCCGCCGCCGCGGCGGCCTCGGCGGCCCGCACCCCGCGGATCGCACCCGCGACGGCGTACGCGCTCGGCGTGCTCCACGCGGACCAGCGGCACGAAGTGGAAGCGGCCAGGTTCACGTTTCAGCGAGCCTGGATGAGGGAGACGGTCGGCACTCCGTGAGGGCTCGACCCGACGGAGGCCGCCACTCGCGATCGGAGGCCCAGTGCACGCGAACGGACATCCCGCGCCCATGGACGCAGAACCGGTGCTCGCGGCGGGCTGCGTCCTGTGGCGCCGCTCACCGGCCGACGGCGAACTGCAGATCTGCCTGGTCCACCGGCCGAAGTACGACGACTGGTCGCACCCGAAGGGCAAACTGAAGTCCGGCGAGGACACGCTCGCCGCGGCGCTGCGCGAGGTCGAGGAGGAGACCGGGCACCGGTGTGCGCCGGGGCCGCGGCTGACGACCCTCCGCTATGTGGCCAACGACCGGCCCAAGCAGGTCAGTTACTGGGCCGCCGAGGAGACGGGCGGCACCTTCGTCGCCAACCGTGAGGTGGACCGGGTGCTGTGGCTCGCGCCGGCTGCCGCGCGCGGGAGGCTCACGCAGGCGCGGGACCGAGGGCTGGTGGACGAGCTGGTGTCGGTGCTGCGGCGCGTGTAGCCCCGCACAGGACAGACGACCGCGCCGTTCCCCGCGCCCCTGAAGGCGCGGGCCTCACCTGGCCGCGGTCAGATGGTTCTCGGCGTCCGTGCGGGCCAGACTCCGGGCTCTTCTCGCCGGGCCCCGCCAGCCGCAGATGCATCGAGCCAGGCAGAAAGGCCCTTGCTCGACCGTCGTCGTCCGGTGTTCCAGGGGAGTGATCTCTTCCTGCTGCGCCACGCGCCCCACCGTACCGATGCCCGGTAAACGCTTCCCCATGCCGGGCGTCCGCGTGACAACACCCCCCACCAGTCGTTAAGGGAACGACACGAGACCCGCCCAAGGACGTCCCGGCTGGGGGTAGCAGGCGATGGTGGAGCGGCGAAAACGAGGAGACGGGGCGGTGGCCCTGGCCGCCGCGGCGACGGGGCTGCTGCTCTGCGCCACCGGATGCGCGGGCGGCGGGGCCGCCTCCGACGACGCCCGGACCGCCGAGGACCCCGTCGAGGTGCTCCACGGAGCGGCCGGCAACCTGGTCCGCGCCGGTACGTCCAAGGCGCGTACGTCCATGGAGATGGCGACCGGCGGCACCCGCGTGACCATCCGCGGCGAGGGTGTCTACGACTTCGCCGACCAGGTGGGCCGGCTGAAGGTACTCCTCCCGCAGGACCCGGCCGGCGACGACGCCCACCGCCCCATCACCGAGCTCCTCGCACCGGGCGCGCTGTACATGAAGAACCGCGGCGCGGGTGTACCGAGCGACAAGTGGGTGCGCGTCGACACGGCCACGCTCTCCGACGGGAACCTGGTCACGGGCGGTGCGACCGATCCGTTCGCCGCCGCGGAACTGCTGCGGGGCGCGCGCACGGCGACGTACGTGGGCAGGACGGCGGTCGCGGGCACGGCGGTACGGCACTACCGGGGCACCGCCGACCTCACGGTGGCCGCGCGCGATGCCTCGGCGGGCAACCGGAAGGTGCTGCGGGCGGCGGCGAAGGGCTTCGCCACGGCGACGGTCCCCTTCGACGTCTACCTCGACGAACAGGGGCGCATCCGCAAGGTCCGCCACCGCTTCAGTTTCGTGAACGGGCAGCGGAAGGACACGGTCGCGGTGTCCTCCACGACGCTGCTCTACGACTTCGGCGCCGCTGTCGACGTACGTCTGCCGAAGACGAAGGACATCTTCGCCGGGCGGATCGCCGAGTGAGGGAACGGTGGCGGGCGGGGCCGGAAATGGTCCGTTGGTGCCATGCGCTGTCCGTGGACCGCTCCCTACTCTAGGAAGTCGGTATCGGCAGGAAGAGGTGATGCACGTGGCTCCGGCGCGCGGTACGGCAGTTCAGGACCACGTGGCCCTGGCCGAGATCGAGCTGTGCGGCGACCTGATCATCGCGGCCTCGGCCGCCCGCGAGGACCGCCTCACCCCCGACCAGATCGACGAGGTCCTAAAGGTCGCCGAAGAACGCTACCCCCCCCTCCCCCGCCAACACCCCCACCCCCTAACCCGGTCCAGGGGTCACGGGGTTCCCCCCTCAGAGGCGCGGCCCCCCAGGGGCGCGGGGAACGGCGCAATCTTTTGCCTTTGCCCTCCCGGGCCACGGGGGAACGCCACAATCTTCCGTTCCTGCTCCCCCCAAGGGGCGCGGGGAACGGCGCAATCCTTTGCCTTTGCCCTCCAGGGCCACGG
This sequence is a window from Streptomyces ortus. Protein-coding genes within it:
- a CDS encoding CHAD domain-containing protein; the encoded protein is MAQQHLDPTAGPVAGDALAAYLRAQATEFLRALRQHRETGGAAGGGPSARAQSSVGENGSKEAVDAARALRRSARRISGTLHTFRPLLDEAWSEGMRPELAWLSGTLAREHAYGARLERLLAALHRLSGSAAFPVQAASEVRPEKGQLTVGAAKAGALLERQLTLARTRAHSAALQALGSSRFHAVADNVAVLASEVPLTAAATKAGTGGTAGTAGTGHAASAGLQPLAAAAEDRLSDAVAGLPLVTAGHPYNSEALVHGLSTDTAPQPQDAPWHQVRLLLRLHRYAREVVLGDEVLLDVRLLNAGQALDRHRDAAEAAAAAASAARTPRIAPATAYALGVLHADQRHEVEAARFTFQRAWMRETVGTP
- a CDS encoding RNA degradosome polyphosphate kinase, with the protein product MNPAPPEPSPPPEREPSPQRRNGSTHIVAALPPALSDAPVSGPARKNGFMSQPNAQAQVQHPQPSVGSIAAHRPHTVAANVSDLEPDLDADLDEYEDLVQDGVQLPQGRFLDRERSWLAFNERVLELAEDPNTPLLERAKFLAIFASNLDEFFMVRVAGLKRRIATGVATRSASGLQPREVLEMIWARSRELMARHAACYQEDVAPQLAEEGIHLVRWSELSEKEQARLFTLFRHQIFPVLTPLAVDPAHPFPYISGLSLNLAVVVRNPVSGHRHFARVKVPPLLSRFLEASPNRFVPIEDVIAAHLEELFPGMEVLEHHTFRLTRNEDLEVEEDDAENLLQALEKELMRRRFGPPVRLEVEESIDRYVLDLLVRELKISEAEVYPLPGPLDLTGLFGIGALDRPELKFPKFIAGTHRDLAEVESASPPDIFAALRERDVLLHHPYDSFSTSVQAFLEQAATDPDVLAIKQTLYRTSGDSPIVDALIDAAESGKQVLVLVEIKARFDEQANIKWARKLEESGCHVVYGLVGLKTHCKLSLVVRQEGDTLRRYSHVGTGNYHPKTARLYEDLGLLTADPQVGADLSDLFNRLSGYSRRETYRRLLVAPKSLRDGLIARVNKEVQHHRAGRPAHVRIKVNSMVDEALIDSLYRASQAGVPVDVWVRGICAVRPGVAGLSENIRVRSVLGRFLEHSRVFGFGNGGEPEVWIGSADMMHRNLDRRIEALVRITDPAHRSALTRLFETGMSDTTSSWHLGPDGEWTRHATDAEGQPLRNVQEMLIDARRRRRGTATP
- a CDS encoding zf-HC2 domain-containing protein — encoded protein: MTWHVAEDDLRAYVRGELAAPMLWSADTHLMACARCRAALAEVSDPVPLDEGWERLDAELDVPRPGLLESLLVRAGVADHTARLLAATPVLRRSWLVAVVAVLFLTVLATSFAGAPDSPSLFLALAPLLPLAGVALSYGPVLDPTYEMAVVSPTHGFRLLMIRTVPVLAAALALNGLATLALPSYGLRALAWLLPALALTSTGLALTPRLGPVLAPGLVGGTWIALLLIAQRTTAEGTPAPYTVAGQSAAAAVAVLAAGFFYLRRDRFDSTSAHTPFGDFTGYRDGGAA
- a CDS encoding NUDIX hydrolase: MDAEPVLAAGCVLWRRSPADGELQICLVHRPKYDDWSHPKGKLKSGEDTLAAALREVEEETGHRCAPGPRLTTLRYVANDRPKQVSYWAAEETGGTFVANREVDRVLWLAPAAARGRLTQARDRGLVDELVSVLRRV
- a CDS encoding RNA polymerase sigma factor, with amino-acid sequence MRETRSDGELLRAIAADGDRRAFEELYRRYAPWLGARLRGRCSDAGTVDEVVQETFLAVWRGSARYREEGDVAGWLWRIGSRRLIDALRGDGARGRMRQALARLRHREEASAEERVLAGVEHGDLAGALVRLSPELRSVLQATVIDGLTTREAAVLLGIPPGTVKTRALRARKQLREELA
- a CDS encoding ABC transporter permease — protein: MSTVLETPARTAGPTHPPRPWAAVFALARFEARELRMNMSILALAALYAALIVWQTTQRQGDFPTLQDVDRDTQGMPMVLGLAVMLHVNRAVLRSRRRDTDRHFDVLVVEPWRRAAAHALSVVPAVLFTAVCVAVQFTWAALKPGAAGHGSPAELAVGPLTVLLFGMLGVLFARLFPSVVAGPMVLVLLLFVQVFVAPPSGSDWASWLGVVVTETGSDPLPSDLLERPAAWHALYLIGLAPSVALLAVLVSGGRSTVVKAAVAGTLALALVGAAGQWDGTPDGSTPAREVASVTPEKVRKCIEHGRSSYCAFPEWTGRTADWAAVVDRVQNLAGGRAGGERLTVDQRIDARHGPQADTVIPPSTEPGHVTVRTDWGGNRVPEFAVAVASVLVAGDEKAGTEICDARVVTIMWLALGGESDPLSALRNVRVGDSVSGPALVLSPTEPFSMSAEQTRIVAELLKKPRYDVAGKVKAKWTELTSPDTSLARVAELLNVSAEAASDGDACEE
- a CDS encoding GntR family transcriptional regulator codes for the protein MVEYRIDRRSGVATYVQIVQQTKRALRLGVLEPGDRLPTAREVVEATAINPNTVLKAYRELEREGLVEARRGLGTFVRRSLGSAPADHTALRSKLTAWLDETRKEGLEREDISALFTSVLDEKCPEGER
- a CDS encoding ABC transporter ATP-binding protein, giving the protein MSDLSPAPLSVPTVSAAGLTLRYGGTAALDDVSVRLGEGVTGLLGPNGAGKTTLLRVLATAVPPDKGAFTVLGNDPGTSAGRQEVRRALGYLPQAPGFHPDFSAFEFVDYVAILKELTNRTARHREVRRVLDAVALSDVRSKRIKKLSGGMRQRVALAAALVGDPGFLVLDEPTVGLDPEQRMRFRELIARAGEGRTVLLSTHQTEDVAMLCHRVIVMVRGRIRFEGTPADLTARAAGRVWSSSERDPGAWAGWRTGTGSFRNVGEPPEGAELVEPTLEDGYLLTLDGESSEVTAA